From Pseudomonas sp. G.S.17, the proteins below share one genomic window:
- the oadA gene encoding sodium-extruding oxaloacetate decarboxylase subunit alpha, whose amino-acid sequence MSKQIFVTDTILRDAHQSLLATRMRTEDMLPICDKLDKVGYWSLECWGGATFDACVRFLKEDPWERLRQLRAALPNTRLQMLLRGQNLLGYRHYSDDVVKAFVAKAAENGIDVFRIFDAMNDVRNLRVAIEAVKDSGKHAQGTIAYTTSPVHTIDAFVVQAKQMEAMGCDSIAIKDMAGLLTPYATGELVKALKAEQSLPVFIHSHDTAGLAAMCQLKAIENGADHIDTAISSFAWGTSHPGTESMVAALKGSEFDTGLNLELLQEIGLYFYAVRKKYHQFESEFTAVDTRVQINQVPGGMISNLANQLKEQGALNRMSEVLAEIPRVRKDLGYPPLVTPTSQIVGTQAFFNVLAGERYKTITNEVKLYLQGGYGKAPGQVDEQLRRQAIGNEELIDVRPADLLKPEMTRLRGEIGDVAKSEEDVLTYAMFPDIGRKFLEERAAGTLKPEVLLPIPEAGGVSKAGGEGVPTEFVIDVHGESYRVDITGVGVKAEGKRHFYLSIDGMPEEVVFEPLNEFVSGGASKRAQASAPGHVSTTMPGNIVDVLVKEGDMVKAGQALLITEAMKMETEVQASIAGKVVAIHVAKGDRVNPGEILIEIEG is encoded by the coding sequence ATGAGCAAGCAAATTTTCGTAACCGACACCATCCTGCGTGACGCTCATCAGTCGCTGCTGGCGACCCGCATGCGTACCGAAGACATGCTGCCAATCTGCGACAAGCTCGACAAGGTTGGCTACTGGTCCCTGGAATGCTGGGGCGGCGCGACCTTCGATGCCTGTGTGCGCTTTCTGAAAGAAGACCCGTGGGAGCGCTTGCGTCAACTGCGCGCGGCACTGCCCAACACGCGTCTGCAAATGCTCCTTCGCGGCCAAAACCTGCTGGGCTATCGCCATTACAGCGACGACGTGGTCAAGGCCTTCGTCGCCAAGGCTGCCGAAAATGGCATCGACGTGTTTCGCATTTTCGACGCCATGAATGACGTGCGTAACCTGCGCGTGGCCATCGAAGCGGTGAAAGATTCGGGCAAACACGCCCAGGGCACCATCGCTTACACCACGAGTCCGGTGCATACCATCGACGCCTTCGTGGTTCAGGCCAAACAGATGGAAGCCATGGGTTGCGACTCCATCGCCATCAAGGACATGGCTGGCTTGCTGACGCCATACGCGACAGGCGAACTGGTCAAGGCGCTGAAGGCCGAGCAATCACTGCCGGTGTTTATCCATTCCCACGACACCGCTGGCCTGGCCGCCATGTGTCAGCTCAAGGCTATCGAGAACGGCGCCGATCACATCGACACCGCCATCTCCAGCTTCGCCTGGGGCACCAGCCATCCGGGCACCGAATCGATGGTCGCCGCGCTCAAGGGCAGCGAGTTCGATACCGGGCTGAATCTGGAATTGCTGCAAGAGATCGGTTTGTACTTCTACGCCGTGCGTAAGAAATATCACCAGTTCGAAAGCGAATTCACCGCCGTCGATACCCGCGTGCAGATCAATCAGGTACCGGGCGGGATGATTTCCAACCTCGCCAACCAGCTGAAAGAGCAGGGCGCGCTCAATCGCATGAGCGAAGTGCTGGCCGAGATTCCACGGGTTCGCAAAGACCTCGGTTATCCGCCGCTGGTGACGCCGACCTCGCAGATCGTCGGCACCCAGGCGTTCTTCAACGTGCTGGCTGGCGAGCGTTACAAAACCATCACCAACGAAGTGAAGCTCTATCTGCAAGGCGGCTATGGCAAAGCGCCGGGCCAGGTGGATGAGCAGCTGCGTCGTCAGGCCATTGGCAACGAAGAGCTGATCGACGTGCGCCCGGCAGATTTGCTCAAGCCGGAAATGACCAGGCTGCGCGGGGAAATCGGCGACGTCGCCAAGTCTGAAGAAGACGTGTTGACCTACGCCATGTTCCCGGACATTGGCCGCAAGTTTCTCGAAGAACGCGCGGCGGGCACCCTGAAGCCGGAAGTGCTGTTGCCGATTCCGGAAGCGGGCGGCGTGAGCAAGGCCGGCGGCGAAGGCGTACCGACCGAGTTCGTCATCGATGTGCATGGTGAAAGCTATCGCGTCGACATCACCGGCGTGGGCGTCAAAGCCGAAGGCAAGCGCCACTTCTACCTGTCTATCGACGGCATGCCCGAAGAAGTGGTGTTCGAACCACTCAACGAATTCGTCAGCGGCGGCGCAAGCAAACGTGCCCAGGCCAGCGCACCGGGTCACGTCAGCACCACCATGCCGGGCAACATCGTCGATGTGCTGGTCAAGGAAGGCGACATGGTCAAGGCCGGCCAGGCATTGCTCATCACCGAAGCCATGAAAATGGAAACCGAAGTTCAGGCGTCCATCGCCGGCAAGGTCGTGGCAATCCATGTGGCCAAGGGCGATCGCGTGAATCCGGGCGAGATCCTGATCGAGATCGAAGGCTGA
- a CDS encoding HipA domain-containing protein, with translation MTLSFAEPAEGFLGPCRFAYKSAYVHANLDAYQSPYVLAVSARLPLDFDSISLPAAPAFLYDIAPSGAARRFLIAHMGREKPGGMSDDLYLLGRSTPAPVGNLRIKESVEALEQDDPLGFSREDVVSRDQRFLEYAYEQGAAIGGATGAGGEAPKLLMTQGADGLLYPDAILPDAQAREHWFIKFARNQALTNDQDILRSEHLYYKALQTLGIDTVATADLALEEASKPSLWMQRFDRRVTAQGVERLAVESVYSLAGVTLPGSPMGHLEVITMLAGLWSQAGQQAEVQDLVAEYLRRDLINQILGNSDNHGRNIAVIRGHGSYRLAPIFDLAPMVMDMEGITRSTKWPRTIERAGEVDWRAACEALADILNPHDAFERLRHDARQLRALPDLLRDSGLPEATFNHPAIALKNLDQRLLAWGLQ, from the coding sequence ATGACCTTATCTTTTGCCGAACCTGCCGAGGGGTTTCTCGGGCCTTGTCGATTTGCGTACAAGTCGGCCTACGTCCACGCCAATCTGGACGCTTATCAGAGCCCCTATGTCCTGGCCGTGAGCGCTCGTTTGCCGTTGGATTTTGATTCCATTTCATTGCCTGCCGCGCCAGCGTTCCTGTATGACATCGCGCCATCAGGTGCAGCCAGACGCTTCCTCATCGCGCATATGGGCCGGGAAAAGCCCGGTGGCATGAGCGATGACCTGTATTTATTGGGCCGCAGCACGCCAGCCCCGGTCGGCAACCTGCGAATCAAAGAGTCGGTCGAAGCTCTGGAGCAAGACGACCCGCTGGGATTCAGCCGCGAGGACGTGGTCAGTCGCGATCAGCGCTTTCTGGAATACGCCTACGAGCAAGGCGCAGCCATTGGCGGTGCCACTGGCGCGGGTGGCGAAGCGCCGAAATTATTGATGACCCAAGGAGCGGACGGCCTTCTTTACCCAGACGCCATCCTTCCCGACGCGCAGGCTCGCGAGCATTGGTTTATCAAGTTCGCGCGCAATCAGGCGCTGACCAACGATCAGGATATTCTTCGTAGCGAGCATCTGTACTACAAGGCACTTCAAACCCTCGGCATCGACACCGTTGCGACTGCGGATCTGGCCCTGGAAGAGGCCAGCAAACCGAGCCTGTGGATGCAACGCTTTGATCGTCGGGTAACAGCGCAAGGTGTCGAGCGGCTGGCGGTCGAATCGGTATATTCACTGGCCGGTGTGACGCTGCCGGGTAGTCCGATGGGGCACCTGGAAGTCATCACGATGTTGGCGGGACTCTGGTCGCAGGCCGGGCAGCAAGCCGAGGTGCAGGACCTGGTGGCCGAATACCTGCGCCGTGACCTGATCAATCAGATCCTGGGCAACTCGGATAATCATGGCCGCAATATCGCCGTCATTCGCGGTCATGGCAGTTATCGTCTGGCACCGATCTTTGACCTGGCGCCGATGGTCATGGACATGGAAGGCATAACCCGAAGCACCAAGTGGCCGAGGACAATCGAGCGGGCAGGTGAAGTCGACTGGCGCGCGGCCTGCGAGGCACTGGCCGACATTCTCAATCCCCATGACGCATTCGAGCGCTTGCGTCATGACGCTCGGCAACTGCGCGCATTGCCGGACCTGCTGCGCGACAGCGGCTTGCCCGAAGCGACGTTCAACCATCCCGCAATCGCCTTGAAAAACCTCGACCAGCGTCTACTTGCCTGGGGGCTGCAATGA
- a CDS encoding helix-turn-helix transcriptional regulator, producing MTVSMDARALLIDSVQQEIADGSLEIGAAVRRLRVEGASLHQSQFAKMCKISVRTLIQIEQGEGNPTLKSLNAVLRPFGLQMGVVRRHRQIS from the coding sequence ATGACAGTGTCCATGGATGCGCGCGCGCTGCTGATCGACAGCGTTCAACAGGAAATTGCCGATGGCAGCCTGGAGATCGGCGCGGCGGTCAGACGCCTGCGCGTCGAAGGGGCAAGCCTGCATCAGAGCCAGTTCGCGAAAATGTGCAAGATCTCGGTCCGCACGCTGATTCAGATCGAGCAAGGCGAGGGCAACCCAACCCTGAAATCGTTGAATGCCGTGTTGCGACCGTTCGGCTTGCAGATGGGTGTGGTGCGGCGGCATCGGCAGATTAGTTGA
- a CDS encoding GNAT family protein, whose protein sequence is MSNDELHWQPANLPNSKTLEGRFIRLEKLDTARHSDALWTALEGPNSDPKLWDYLPYGPFYQREEFNAWLARHAADTDPWFYAIVDQATGAVDGILSLMSIVPAHGRIEIGHVTFGAAMQRTPKGTEAIYLLAKESFALGNRRLEWKCNGDNARSKRAAERFGFSYEGTFRQHMVVKGQNRNTAWYSILDSEWPELQNAFEGWLAEGNFEAGQQVKGLEAFRQ, encoded by the coding sequence ATGTCGAACGATGAACTGCACTGGCAACCGGCCAATCTACCAAACAGCAAGACCCTTGAAGGGCGCTTCATTCGCCTGGAAAAACTCGACACCGCGCGCCACAGCGACGCATTGTGGACGGCGCTGGAAGGCCCGAACTCAGACCCCAAGCTCTGGGATTACCTGCCTTACGGTCCGTTTTATCAGCGTGAAGAATTCAACGCCTGGCTGGCGCGCCATGCTGCAGACACCGATCCGTGGTTCTACGCCATCGTCGATCAGGCGACTGGCGCGGTGGATGGCATCCTGAGCCTGATGTCCATTGTTCCGGCCCATGGCCGCATCGAGATCGGCCACGTCACCTTCGGCGCCGCCATGCAGCGCACGCCCAAAGGCACCGAGGCGATTTACCTGCTCGCCAAGGAATCCTTCGCACTGGGCAACCGTCGCCTGGAATGGAAATGCAACGGCGACAACGCCCGCTCCAAACGCGCCGCCGAGCGTTTCGGCTTCAGTTACGAAGGCACCTTCCGCCAGCACATGGTCGTCAAAGGCCAGAACCGCAACACCGCCTGGTATTCAATACTCGACAGCGAATGGCCTGAACTGCAAAACGCATTCGAGGGCTGGCTGGCCGAGGGTAATTTCGAGGCGGGGCAACAGGTGAAAGGTCTGGAGGCGTTTCGCCAGTAA
- a CDS encoding GNAT family N-acetyltransferase: MTDIQIRPVTAQDHAAWLPLWQAYLQFYKTQLPDSVSESTWQRLLDLNEPTNAALAWKDGQAVGMVHFIYHRSNWSIANACYLQDLIVAPQARGTGVGRLLIEHVYATAKAAGCDKVHWLTHETNATAIQLYERIAERPGYIQFRKML; the protein is encoded by the coding sequence GTGACCGATATTCAGATCCGCCCCGTCACCGCGCAAGATCACGCCGCCTGGCTGCCGCTCTGGCAGGCGTATTTGCAGTTCTACAAAACGCAACTGCCGGACAGCGTCAGCGAATCCACCTGGCAACGCCTGCTCGATTTGAACGAGCCGACCAACGCTGCGCTGGCCTGGAAAGATGGCCAGGCGGTCGGCATGGTGCATTTCATCTACCACCGCTCGAACTGGAGCATCGCCAACGCGTGTTACCTTCAAGACCTGATCGTCGCGCCGCAAGCACGCGGCACAGGCGTTGGGCGTTTGTTGATCGAGCACGTTTACGCGACGGCAAAAGCCGCCGGTTGCGACAAAGTCCATTGGCTGACCCACGAAACCAACGCCACCGCGATTCAACTGTACGAGCGTATCGCTGAGCGCCCCGGCTACATTCAATTTCGCAAAATGCTTTAG
- a CDS encoding FMN-binding negative transcriptional regulator, whose protein sequence is MYTPAAFKDDDLTRLHGLMEHTRLAILVTSDDAGIQASHLPLLLRPEQGANGTLYGHLAKANPQCQALAKGAQVMVIFPGADAYVSPSFYPAKPEHGKVVPTWNYIAIHAYGVAEVFTDAARLLEVVSGLTDKHEAGRASPWTVADAPADYIEKMLGAIVGFTLPIERLEGKRKLGQNRSAADVAGVRDGLAASADLKDQELAHLMS, encoded by the coding sequence ATGTACACGCCGGCTGCTTTCAAAGATGACGACCTCACCCGTCTGCACGGGCTGATGGAACACACTCGCCTGGCGATTCTGGTCACCAGCGACGACGCCGGAATCCAGGCCAGTCATCTGCCATTACTGTTACGCCCCGAGCAAGGCGCAAACGGCACGCTTTACGGGCATTTGGCCAAGGCCAATCCGCAATGTCAGGCGCTGGCCAAGGGCGCGCAGGTTATGGTGATTTTCCCCGGCGCAGACGCTTACGTCAGCCCGTCGTTTTATCCGGCCAAACCCGAGCACGGCAAAGTGGTGCCCACCTGGAATTACATCGCCATACACGCTTACGGAGTTGCCGAAGTGTTCACCGATGCTGCGCGCCTGCTGGAAGTGGTCAGCGGCTTGACCGACAAACATGAAGCCGGCCGCGCCAGTCCTTGGACAGTCGCCGACGCGCCCGCCGATTACATCGAAAAAATGCTCGGCGCCATTGTCGGTTTCACGCTGCCCATCGAACGCCTGGAAGGCAAACGCAAGCTTGGCCAGAACCGCTCAGCCGCTGACGTCGCGGGTGTTCGCGACGGTCTGGCTGCCAGCGCTGATCTCAAAGACCAGGAACTCGCTCACCTGATGAGCTGA
- a CDS encoding PLP-dependent aminotransferase family protein — protein sequence MSERPLSFPFNLAGIELDRRHGLSRQLYEALRQRILDGRLSSGTRLPASRDLAESLSISRNSVMRAYDQLYAEGFTDGRIGDGTYVALLPDKTILLKKLSTKPSTGLSTRLPTTLSTNCRETGESAPEEVIHSAALELLKRHHLHKPSKGAPRAFRVGIPAFDLFPFAVWGKLHAAFWRKPDLQTLGYGEAAGDWRLRELIAVYLRTSRGLQCTAEQIVITSGAQQAISLCAQLLIEAGDGVAIENPGYRAAGHAFAIAGAKLQGISVDGEGMCSAELQHSACKLAYVTPSHQYPTGVVMSLARRLDLLAWAEKNQSWIVEDDYDGEYRYSGAPLAPLAALDRFGRVLYVGTFGKIAYPALRLGYLVLPVGLVEPFSQRRAVDMRHSEVSTQAVMAEFIASGHFQRHIRRMRRAALNRRDALLAGWPEDLRGCSPMPKVVAGLHVAVRVDSLAREKELIEKAERVGVEITPLSDYWLPDSSEPVDNRAGLVLGFAAVPEADIDVALEKLRAIWGD from the coding sequence ATGTCTGAGCGTCCGCTGTCTTTCCCCTTCAATCTGGCAGGCATCGAGCTGGACCGCCGCCACGGTTTGAGTCGTCAGCTGTATGAAGCGTTACGGCAGCGGATTCTCGATGGGCGTCTGAGCAGCGGCACGCGTTTGCCTGCCAGCCGGGATCTGGCGGAGTCGTTGTCCATTTCGCGAAACAGCGTGATGCGCGCCTACGATCAGCTCTACGCGGAGGGTTTCACCGACGGGCGAATTGGCGACGGCACTTATGTGGCCTTGTTGCCCGACAAGACCATCCTGCTGAAAAAATTATCCACAAAACCATCCACAGGCTTATCAACAAGGTTACCCACAACCTTATCCACAAATTGCCGCGAAACGGGTGAGAGTGCGCCCGAAGAAGTTATCCACAGCGCGGCGCTGGAATTACTCAAGCGTCACCATCTGCATAAGCCGTCAAAGGGCGCGCCACGGGCATTCCGGGTGGGCATTCCCGCTTTCGATCTGTTCCCGTTTGCCGTTTGGGGCAAGCTGCACGCGGCTTTTTGGCGAAAACCCGACTTGCAGACTCTGGGTTACGGCGAAGCTGCGGGGGATTGGCGACTGCGGGAATTGATCGCCGTGTATTTGCGCACTTCAAGAGGTTTGCAGTGCACGGCTGAGCAAATAGTAATCACCAGCGGCGCGCAGCAGGCGATTAGCCTTTGTGCACAGCTGCTGATCGAGGCGGGCGATGGCGTCGCTATCGAAAATCCGGGCTATCGCGCGGCCGGCCATGCGTTTGCCATTGCCGGGGCAAAACTGCAGGGCATTTCAGTGGACGGCGAGGGTATGTGCAGCGCGGAACTTCAGCACAGCGCCTGCAAACTGGCGTACGTGACGCCCTCGCATCAGTATCCAACCGGCGTGGTAATGAGCCTGGCGCGACGCCTGGATCTGTTGGCCTGGGCGGAGAAAAACCAGAGCTGGATCGTCGAGGACGACTACGACGGTGAGTACCGTTACAGCGGCGCGCCCTTGGCGCCATTGGCGGCGCTGGATCGTTTTGGTCGGGTGTTGTATGTCGGCACGTTCGGCAAGATCGCCTACCCGGCACTGCGGCTGGGCTATCTGGTTTTACCGGTCGGCCTGGTGGAGCCGTTCAGCCAGCGGCGTGCCGTGGACATGCGCCATTCGGAGGTCAGCACCCAGGCAGTGATGGCTGAATTTATCGCCTCCGGCCACTTCCAGCGCCACATCCGCCGCATGCGCCGCGCCGCGTTGAATCGACGCGACGCGTTGCTGGCCGGTTGGCCCGAAGACCTGCGCGGTTGCAGCCCGATGCCCAAAGTCGTCGCCGGGCTGCACGTTGCGGTGCGGGTGGACAGCCTCGCCAGGGAAAAGGAGCTGATCGAGAAAGCCGAACGCGTCGGCGTCGAAATCACTCCGCTCAGCGATTATTGGCTGCCGGACTCCAGCGAACCTGTGGATAACCGCGCCGGATTGGTGCTGGGGTTCGCGGCGGTGCCCGAGGCGGATATTGACGTGGCGCTGGAGAAGTTGCGGGCGATTTGGGGGGATTGA
- a CDS encoding YeeE/YedE family protein, with amino-acid sequence MTTSLAAAPARKPGAALIAAFLLLFAAMFLLSSVGVRQVLLLIVGAALGLTLYHAAFGFTSAWRVFIRERRGAGLRAQMVMLAIAVVLFFPALGAGTLFGQPVTGLVAPAGVSVVFGAFIFGIGMQMGGGCASGTLFTAGGGNARMLVTLLFFIIGSLIATHHVDWWFSLPSFPATSIVKSFGVLPALVLSLAVFALIAFITLRLEKRRHGQLEAAVTSEHVGLRRFLHGPWPLVWGAIGLALLNYATLALAGRPWGITSAFALWGAKVAGGLGVDVGSWAFWQMPANAKALAAPVWQDITSVMDIGIMIGALLAAGLAGRFAPNLKIPARSLLAAVIGGLLLGYGSRLAYGCNIGAYFSGIASGSLHGWLWLVAAYVGNVVGVKFRPFFFVGERPQVGLTGC; translated from the coding sequence ATGACTACTTCTCTTGCTGCGGCTCCCGCGCGCAAGCCGGGTGCGGCGTTGATTGCCGCGTTTTTGTTGTTGTTCGCGGCGATGTTTCTGCTCAGCAGTGTCGGCGTTCGCCAGGTGCTGTTGCTGATTGTCGGCGCGGCGCTGGGTTTGACGCTGTATCACGCGGCCTTTGGTTTCACGTCAGCTTGGCGGGTGTTCATCCGGGAGCGTCGTGGCGCGGGGCTGCGGGCGCAGATGGTGATGTTGGCCATCGCCGTGGTGCTGTTCTTCCCGGCGTTGGGCGCAGGTACTTTGTTTGGTCAACCGGTTACCGGTCTGGTCGCGCCAGCTGGCGTGTCCGTGGTGTTCGGCGCGTTCATCTTCGGCATTGGCATGCAGATGGGCGGCGGCTGCGCGTCGGGCACGCTGTTTACCGCTGGTGGCGGCAATGCGCGGATGCTGGTGACGTTGCTGTTCTTCATCATCGGTTCGTTGATCGCCACGCATCACGTCGACTGGTGGTTCTCGCTGCCGTCGTTCCCGGCGACCTCCATCGTGAAAAGCTTCGGTGTGCTTCCGGCATTGGTGCTCAGTCTGGCGGTGTTTGCCTTGATCGCCTTCATCACCCTGCGTCTGGAGAAGCGCCGTCACGGCCAACTGGAAGCCGCGGTGACCAGCGAGCACGTCGGGCTGCGGCGTTTCCTGCACGGCCCATGGCCGCTGGTGTGGGGCGCGATAGGTCTGGCGTTGCTCAATTACGCAACCCTGGCACTGGCCGGGCGTCCTTGGGGGATCACTTCGGCGTTCGCCTTGTGGGGCGCGAAGGTTGCCGGCGGGCTGGGTGTTGATGTCGGCAGCTGGGCGTTCTGGCAGATGCCGGCAAACGCCAAGGCGCTGGCTGCTCCGGTGTGGCAAGACATTACCAGCGTGATGGACATCGGCATCATGATCGGCGCGCTGCTGGCAGCTGGATTGGCGGGACGCTTCGCGCCGAACCTGAAGATTCCTGCTCGCTCGTTGTTGGCGGCAGTGATCGGCGGTTTGCTGCTGGGCTACGGCTCGCGTCTGGCCTACGGCTGCAACATCGGCGCGTACTTCAGTGGCATCGCCTCCGGCAGCCTGCATGGCTGGTTGTGGTTGGTGGCGGCGTACGTCGGAAACGTGGTCGGCGTGAAATTCCGCCCGTTCTTTTTTGTCGGCGAACGGCCGCAGGTTGGGTTGACGGGTTGCTGA
- the tkt gene encoding transketolase yields MGSSSTSISIEQSTARDQLCINTIRTLAMDAVQKANSGHPGTPMALAPVGYTLWNRFLRYHPDHPDWPNRDRFVLSVGHASMLLYSLLHLAGVIEIDEHGNPSGKPAVSLEDIEQFRQLDSKTPGHPEYRMTTGVETTTGPLGQGCANSVGMAMAERWLAERFNRPQKTLFDYSVYVLCGDGDMMEGVTAEAASMAGHLKLSNLCWIYDNNTISIEGHTELAFSEDVQTRFEGYGWNTLHVTDANNAAALARAIEVFKQTDDAPTLIVVDSVIGYGSPHKHNTAAAHGEPLGADEIKLTKKFYGWDENSSFLVPEEARDCLRESLIRRNAGTFEAWEGTLNELKRSDPQLADQLHRMRAGEMPEQWQDELETFETDAKGLATRASGGKVLNAFAAKIPWLLGGSADLSPSTKTNLTFEGAGSYSAKDYSGRNLHFGIREHAMGSIANGMALSYVRPYTSTFLVFSDYMKPPIRLASIMELPVIFVFTHDSIGVGEDGPTHQPIEQLTQLRATPGVLTLRPGDANETVQAWKIALAQTNRPSCLILSRQPMPTLDRNQYASAEGVAQGAYVLADAQEGEPQVILIATGSEVGMTVQAYEQLKAEGIAARVVSMPSWELFEDQDQNYRDSVFPPSVTARVAVEQAGPMGWDRYVGNTGAKVVMNTFGASAPIDKLQARFGFTVENIVKLAKEQISK; encoded by the coding sequence ATGGGCTCGTCTTCAACGTCAATCTCCATCGAACAAAGCACCGCACGCGACCAACTGTGTATCAACACCATCCGCACACTGGCCATGGATGCCGTGCAGAAGGCCAACTCCGGCCACCCTGGCACGCCCATGGCGCTGGCTCCCGTGGGCTACACGCTGTGGAACCGGTTTTTGCGTTATCACCCTGACCATCCCGACTGGCCAAATCGCGACCGCTTCGTGCTGTCAGTCGGCCACGCCTCGATGCTGCTGTATTCATTGCTGCATCTGGCAGGCGTTATCGAAATCGACGAACACGGCAACCCGTCCGGCAAACCGGCCGTGAGCCTGGAAGACATCGAGCAATTCCGTCAGCTCGACTCCAAGACGCCCGGTCATCCGGAATACCGCATGACCACGGGCGTGGAGACCACCACCGGCCCGCTCGGCCAGGGCTGCGCCAATAGCGTGGGCATGGCCATGGCTGAGCGCTGGCTGGCGGAGCGTTTCAACCGCCCGCAGAAGACTCTTTTCGACTACAGCGTCTACGTGCTTTGCGGCGACGGCGACATGATGGAAGGCGTGACCGCCGAGGCTGCGTCCATGGCCGGGCACTTGAAACTGTCCAACCTGTGCTGGATTTACGACAACAACACCATCAGCATCGAAGGCCACACCGAGCTGGCGTTCAGCGAAGACGTGCAGACCCGCTTCGAAGGCTATGGCTGGAATACCCTGCATGTCACCGATGCCAACAACGCCGCAGCGCTGGCCCGAGCCATCGAAGTCTTCAAGCAGACCGACGATGCGCCGACCCTGATCGTGGTCGACAGCGTGATCGGCTACGGCTCGCCGCACAAACACAACACCGCCGCCGCCCACGGCGAACCCCTCGGCGCTGACGAGATCAAGCTGACCAAAAAATTCTATGGCTGGGATGAGAACTCCAGTTTCCTCGTCCCCGAAGAAGCCCGTGATTGCCTGCGCGAGAGTCTGATCCGCCGCAACGCTGGCACTTTTGAGGCCTGGGAAGGCACGCTCAACGAACTGAAACGCAGCGATCCGCAGTTGGCTGATCAATTGCACCGCATGCGCGCTGGCGAGATGCCGGAGCAATGGCAGGATGAGCTGGAAACCTTCGAAACCGACGCCAAAGGCCTCGCGACCCGGGCTTCCGGTGGCAAGGTGCTCAATGCATTCGCGGCGAAAATCCCGTGGCTGCTGGGCGGCTCGGCGGATCTCTCGCCTTCGACCAAGACCAACCTGACATTTGAGGGTGCGGGCAGTTATTCGGCGAAGGACTACAGCGGACGCAACCTGCACTTCGGCATCCGCGAACACGCGATGGGCTCCATTGCCAATGGCATGGCGTTGTCTTACGTGCGGCCTTACACCTCGACGTTCCTGGTGTTCAGCGACTACATGAAGCCGCCGATCCGTCTGGCGTCGATCATGGAGTTGCCGGTGATTTTCGTGTTCACCCATGACTCCATCGGGGTCGGCGAAGATGGCCCGACGCACCAACCTATCGAGCAACTCACCCAATTGCGTGCCACGCCGGGCGTGCTGACCTTGCGTCCGGGTGATGCCAACGAAACCGTGCAGGCCTGGAAAATCGCTCTCGCCCAGACCAACCGACCTTCGTGCCTCATCCTGTCGCGGCAGCCGATGCCTACTTTGGATCGTAATCAGTACGCCTCGGCCGAAGGTGTTGCGCAAGGCGCGTACGTGCTGGCCGATGCCCAGGAAGGTGAACCGCAGGTGATTCTGATCGCCACCGGCAGTGAAGTCGGCATGACCGTGCAGGCTTACGAGCAGCTGAAGGCAGAAGGCATCGCCGCACGCGTGGTCTCGATGCCGAGCTGGGAATTGTTCGAGGATCAGGATCAGAACTACCGCGACAGCGTGTTCCCGCCCAGCGTTACTGCGCGGGTTGCCGTGGAACAGGCAGGACCGATGGGCTGGGATCGCTACGTGGGCAACACTGGCGCCAAAGTGGTCATGAATACTTTCGGTGCCTCAGCACCCATCGACAAACTGCAAGCCAGGTTTGGCTTCACTGTGGAGAACATCGTGAAGCTGGCGAAGGAGCAGATCAGCAAATAA